One Stenotrophomonas maltophilia DNA window includes the following coding sequences:
- the dsbG gene encoding thiol:disulfide interchange protein DsbG, whose protein sequence is MLSTSMRIAPAVLLLPVMLALAACSQAQTPPGKTAPAATAPVAATKGDRPAVLKGIEKHGFEVVAEFDAPGGLRGFAGVVGGQQPAAAYVTADGKHVLVGSLFDAEGNDVAAEAVEKLVAAPMSAKMWTKLEASAWVRDGKADAPRVVYTFSDANCPYCHKFWEAARPWVDAGKVQLRHIMVGVIREDSPAKAAAILAARDPSAALLQNEHDFDRGGIKALPNISREIAGKLDANQVLMIEMGFQGTPGILFQDAQGQVQRRAGLPQGADLQTVLGPR, encoded by the coding sequence ATGTTGTCGACTTCCATGCGCATCGCTCCGGCGGTGCTGTTGCTGCCGGTCATGCTGGCATTGGCCGCCTGCAGCCAGGCCCAGACCCCACCGGGCAAGACGGCCCCGGCAGCAACTGCTCCGGTTGCTGCGACCAAGGGCGACCGTCCTGCCGTGCTGAAGGGCATCGAAAAGCACGGTTTCGAGGTCGTTGCCGAGTTCGATGCGCCGGGCGGCCTGCGTGGCTTTGCCGGCGTGGTGGGTGGCCAGCAACCGGCCGCGGCCTACGTCACCGCCGATGGCAAGCACGTACTGGTGGGCAGCCTGTTTGACGCCGAGGGCAATGACGTCGCAGCCGAAGCCGTGGAGAAACTGGTCGCCGCGCCGATGTCGGCCAAGATGTGGACCAAGCTGGAAGCCAGTGCCTGGGTGCGTGACGGCAAGGCCGATGCACCGCGCGTGGTCTATACCTTCAGCGATGCCAACTGCCCCTACTGTCACAAGTTCTGGGAAGCAGCACGGCCGTGGGTCGATGCCGGCAAGGTGCAGCTGCGTCACATCATGGTCGGCGTCATCCGCGAGGACAGCCCGGCCAAGGCGGCGGCCATCCTCGCTGCACGTGACCCGAGCGCGGCGCTGCTGCAGAACGAACACGATTTTGATCGCGGTGGCATCAAGGCGCTGCCGAACATCAGCCGCGAGATCGCTGGCAAGCTCGACGCCAACCAGGTGTTGATGATCGAGATGGGCTTCCAGGGCACGCCGGGTATCCTGTTCCAGGACGCGCAGGGCCAGGTGCAGCGTCGCGCCGGCCTGCCGCAGGGCGCTGACCTGCAGACGGTGCTGGGCCCGCGCTGA
- a CDS encoding redoxin family protein, with amino-acid sequence MSSVGPVPMPVVLILVCMLLAAAVARLWPHRKDERPLPSAAGMVLDMLLIGLLCGRLSFVALNFALYREAPWSILQIADGGYHLVVVLVAGLAWGLWRLRPWPTLRMPVLISALIGVLLWAGGGQLLSAWQERQMPLPVLQVTDLQGGEVDLQQFRGRPLVLNLWATWCGPCRREMPVLAAAQQAHVDVQFVFLNQGETLDEVQGFLASERLVLGNVLLDDDAAASTVLGVQAYPSTLFFDADGRLRELHLGELTAAGLEHKLRRLR; translated from the coding sequence ATGTCGAGTGTTGGACCGGTACCCATGCCGGTGGTGTTGATCCTCGTTTGCATGTTGCTGGCGGCGGCTGTCGCCCGTCTGTGGCCACACAGGAAAGACGAAAGACCGCTGCCATCGGCAGCAGGCATGGTGTTGGACATGCTGCTGATCGGCCTGTTGTGTGGCCGCCTCAGTTTTGTCGCCCTGAACTTCGCGCTCTATCGCGAGGCTCCCTGGAGCATTCTGCAGATCGCCGACGGTGGTTATCACCTGGTGGTGGTGCTGGTGGCAGGACTGGCATGGGGTTTGTGGCGCTTGCGGCCGTGGCCCACGCTGCGTATGCCGGTGCTGATCAGCGCTCTGATCGGCGTGCTGCTCTGGGCAGGTGGCGGCCAGTTGCTGTCGGCGTGGCAGGAGCGCCAGATGCCATTGCCGGTGCTACAGGTAACGGACCTTCAAGGCGGCGAGGTCGATCTGCAGCAGTTCCGGGGCAGGCCGCTGGTGCTGAATCTATGGGCCACATGGTGCGGACCCTGCCGTCGCGAAATGCCCGTGTTGGCGGCGGCACAGCAGGCACATGTCGATGTGCAGTTCGTGTTCCTCAATCAGGGTGAAACCCTGGATGAGGTCCAGGGTTTCCTCGCCAGCGAACGACTGGTGCTGGGCAACGTGTTGCTGGACGATGACGCTGCCGCTTCAACTGTGCTGGGCGTGCAGGCCTATCCTTCCACGCTCTTCTTCGATGCCGACGGGCGCCTGCGTGAACTGCACCTGGGCGAACTGACTGCGGCCGGTCTTGAACACAAACTGCGCCGGCTGCGGTAG
- a CDS encoding GlxA family transcriptional regulator, which yields MDGIRNEGFVEVAVVEYPGGDPSAASVLAEMAHVANRLAQQQRRPFKRVLVTRWIVPASQTGVHRIAGAEMLEAAIPAVIAVPGQISPGTCLRAEEVLLDWLRAHYDGGSLLAAASDGVGVLARAGLLAGRTVSGPDLGRHPGLQAQAMSWVPSERALVDDGDLLTVGGSQAWRFLGLRLLYRLHGQGVASAVAQQLGITVPAGIQQDLERFSANFAHGDRDVLKAQRWLHTTAARGATLAAICEVSGLEPRTLQRRFLRATGLRPIEYCQRLRIAKAQTLLQQGAGIDEVAWGVGYADQSAFRRLFLRIVGMTPANYRRHVSSKRRERPLMPSVAGSLRGLQAPSAVQLGRSAA from the coding sequence GTGGATGGAATCAGGAACGAAGGATTCGTCGAGGTCGCGGTGGTCGAGTATCCCGGAGGCGACCCGTCCGCGGCGTCGGTGCTGGCGGAAATGGCCCACGTCGCCAATCGCCTCGCCCAGCAGCAGCGCCGACCGTTCAAGCGCGTACTGGTCACGCGCTGGATCGTACCGGCCAGCCAGACCGGCGTGCATCGCATTGCCGGTGCGGAAATGCTCGAAGCCGCCATTCCTGCGGTGATCGCGGTTCCCGGCCAGATCAGTCCCGGAACCTGCCTGCGTGCCGAAGAAGTCCTGCTGGACTGGCTGCGTGCCCACTACGACGGTGGCAGCCTGCTGGCCGCTGCCAGTGATGGGGTTGGTGTGCTGGCGCGTGCCGGCCTGCTGGCCGGGCGAACGGTCAGTGGACCCGATCTGGGGCGACATCCCGGATTGCAGGCGCAGGCGATGAGCTGGGTACCCAGTGAGCGTGCGCTGGTCGACGATGGCGATCTGCTGACGGTCGGTGGTTCGCAGGCCTGGCGTTTCCTGGGCCTGCGGCTGCTGTACCGGCTGCACGGGCAGGGGGTGGCGAGCGCGGTCGCGCAACAGCTGGGCATCACTGTGCCAGCGGGGATCCAGCAGGATCTGGAGCGTTTCAGTGCCAATTTCGCCCATGGTGATCGCGACGTGCTGAAGGCACAGCGGTGGCTGCATACCACTGCGGCGCGAGGCGCCACCCTGGCGGCGATCTGTGAGGTTTCCGGGTTGGAGCCGCGCACGCTGCAGCGACGTTTCCTCCGGGCCACCGGCCTGCGCCCGATCGAGTACTGCCAGCGGCTGCGCATTGCCAAGGCCCAGACCCTGCTGCAGCAGGGGGCAGGTATCGACGAAGTTGCCTGGGGCGTGGGCTATGCCGATCAGAGCGCTTTCCGGCGCCTGTTCCTTCGTATCGTGGGCATGACGCCGGCCAACTATCGTCGCCACGTCAGCAGCAAGCGGCGCGAGAGGCCTCTGATGCCCTCGGTCGCAGGCAGTCTGCGCGGGTTGCAGGCACCTTCTGCTGTGCAGTTGGGGCGAAGTGCCGCCTGA
- a CDS encoding heavy metal-responsive transcriptional regulator: MNIGQLARQAGVPIDTVRYYERQQLLPTAARSAGGYRIFGEPDLRRLRFIRRAKALGFSLEEIGELLALSDRHQQDMGSVRETAQARLQDIAQRMAELQRMHTALSQLVDACPGHGSLDQCPILAALTDDNA; the protein is encoded by the coding sequence ATGAACATTGGACAACTGGCCCGCCAGGCGGGCGTGCCGATCGATACGGTGCGCTACTACGAGCGGCAGCAGCTGCTGCCGACGGCGGCCCGCTCGGCCGGGGGCTACCGCATCTTCGGTGAGCCGGACCTGCGCCGGCTGCGCTTCATCCGCCGCGCCAAGGCGCTGGGCTTCAGCCTGGAGGAAATCGGCGAACTGCTCGCACTCAGCGATCGCCATCAGCAGGACATGGGCAGCGTGCGCGAAACCGCGCAGGCCCGCCTGCAGGACATCGCGCAACGGATGGCCGAACTGCAGCGCATGCACACCGCGCTGTCGCAGCTGGTCGACGCCTGTCCCGGCCACGGCTCGCTGGATCAGTGCCCGATTCTGGCGGCACTGACCGACGACAACGCATAG